In one window of Henckelia pumila isolate YLH828 chromosome 1, ASM3356847v2, whole genome shotgun sequence DNA:
- the LOC140890492 gene encoding poly(A)-specific ribonuclease PARN-like isoform X2, whose product MQYKSSLCYNAFQTADRRRQWPVKQVTKANFAEALAEIKTLIFNSDYVAVSMRKTGTYSSSWRKILPIDTAEIAYLKAKLSAERYQILQFSVCPFSVKDSKLIAHPFNFHLFPRDELKIGMPSYSFSCQSSHLTSMAREGISYLSKTQESAAKVRMVNLRSSDNGVQSSSVHSVADSVFIERIKSRVKNWRSACRNSNKTDDALISSLRKVIAGSELYGSRPCLSIDICSERQVELILEMLKGFADVVPLRAPTKGGGMQVVRVVLTCSEEDKNLLEEELQNMEEEQNRSLRGFRDVIDLISTSQKPVVAHNSLNDFASIYSKFLAPLPSTMDEFYSSLLLIFPLILDTNHLLTKCSPFEKLGSISGSISYLKKRLSAPIDMEIPDQESGNVNVQGHYVLKLCRLFVTLHSILKISPEVHEFDNSPLSPSVQHHANNFGPVSEDNGDSSAEDIRIWTHSSRRVSTDNLVFLLGFEAGATAGKVKRILHDSHDVFSKEFDIRMVDRTCAVVVFWTPGLSEQFMRIMGSGEIISGKLKDMISEGLRAVDYETYRRACKSVLWKTHLAECLDEASGGKETPLSVAKSQREHQLEICWHSDEMINLDEL is encoded by the exons ATGCAGTACAAAAGCTCGCTCTGCTATAATGCTTTTCAAACTGCCGACCGGCGCCGCCAATGGCCCGTCAAGCAAGTCACAAAAGCCAATTTCGCAGAAGCTTTGGCAGAAATCAAAACCCTTATATTCAATTCCGATTATGTGGCGGTGTCGATGCGGAAAACCGGCACTTACTCCTCCTCGTGGCGAAAAATCCTCCCCATAGATACGGCGGAGATAGCGTATCTCAAGGCCAAGCTCTCAGCCGAACGGTATCAAATTCTCCAGTTCTCGGTCTGCCCTTTCTCTGTCAAAGATTCCAAGCTCATCGCGCATCC GTTTAACTTCcatttatttccccgggatgaGTTGAAAATTGGGATGCCATCTTACAGTTTTTCATGTCAATCCTCACATTTAACCTCTATGGCACGAGAAG GTATATCATACTTGTCCAAAACGCAAGAATCTGCTGCCAAGGTTCGAATGGTGAATTTAAGATCAAGTGACAATGGGGTGCAATCTTCTTCAGTTCATTCAGTTGCAGATTCTGTTTTCATAGAGAGGATCAAATCTCGAGTAAAAAACTGGAGAAGTGCTTGTAGAAATTCTAATAAAACTGATG ATGCTTTGATCAGTTCTTTAAGAAAAGTTATAGCAGGAAGTGAGCTGTATGGTTCCAGACCATGTTTGAGCATAGATATCTGCAGTGAACGTCAAGTGGAGCTCATATTAGAG ATGTTGAAGGGGTTCGCTGATGTAGTTCCATTACGAGCTCCGACTAAAGGAGGGGGCATGCAAGTTGTTCGAGTTGTTTTGACTTGTTCAGAGGAAGACAAGAATCTTCTTGAG GAAGAACTTCAGAACATGGAAGAGGAGCAAAATAGGAGTCTTCGTGGCTTTCGAGACGTGATAGACCTGATTTCTACTTCTCAGAAACCTGTTGTTGCGCACAACTCACTTAATG ACTTTGCATCCATATATTCAAAGTTTCTTGCCCCTCTTCCTTCGACAATGGATGAATTCTACAGTTCCTTGCTTCTGATCTTCCCTCTCATCCTTGATACGAACCATCTTTTGACAAAATGTAGCCCTTTCGAGAAATTGGGCAGCATATCTGGATCAATTTCATATTTGAAAAAAAGGTTATCCGCTCCAATAGATATGGAAATTCCTGATCAAG AGTCCGGCAATGTCAATGTTCAAGGGCATTATGTTCTGAAATTATGCCGGTTGTTTGTGACGTTGCATTCAATCTTGAAAATAAGTCCAGAAGTTCATGAATTTGATAATAGCCCTCTGTCTCCTTCCGTTCAACATCATGCCAATAATTTTGGTCCTGTTTCGGAAGATAATGGAGATTCTAGTGCTGAAGATATCAGAATCTGGACTCATAGTAGTAGAAGGGTTAGCACAGACAATTTAGTATTTTTGTTGGGATTCGAAGCTGGTGCTACTGCTGGGAAGGTTAAAAGAATTCTGCATGATTCACATGATGTTTTTTCTAAAGAATTTGATATTCGGATGGTGGATAGGACATGTGCTGTAGTTGTTTTCTGGACTCCTGGTCTTTCAGAACAGTTTATGAGAATCATGGGTTCTGGAGAGATTATATCGGGTAAACTGAAAGATATGATTTCAGAAGGTCTCCGAGCTGTGGACTATGAGACGTACAGAAGAGCATGCAAGTCTGTTCTATGGAAGACACATTTGGCAGAGTGCTTAGACGAAGCCTCGGGAGGAAAAGAAACACCCCTTTCTGTTGCCAAGTCACAGCGGGAGCATCAATTGGAAATATGCTGGCACAGCGATGAAATGATTAACCTGGACGAGCTTTAA
- the LOC140890492 gene encoding poly(A)-specific ribonuclease PARN-like isoform X1, translating to MQYKSSLCYNAFQTADRRRQWPVKQVTKANFAEALAEIKTLIFNSDYVAVSMRKTGTYSSSWRKILPIDTAEIAYLKAKLSAERYQILQFSVCPFSVKDSKLIAHPFNFHLFPRDELKIGMPSYSFSCQSSHLTSMAREGFDFNACFYNGISYLSKTQESAAKVRMVNLRSSDNGVQSSSVHSVADSVFIERIKSRVKNWRSACRNSNKTDDALISSLRKVIAGSELYGSRPCLSIDICSERQVELILEMLKGFADVVPLRAPTKGGGMQVVRVVLTCSEEDKNLLEEELQNMEEEQNRSLRGFRDVIDLISTSQKPVVAHNSLNDFASIYSKFLAPLPSTMDEFYSSLLLIFPLILDTNHLLTKCSPFEKLGSISGSISYLKKRLSAPIDMEIPDQESGNVNVQGHYVLKLCRLFVTLHSILKISPEVHEFDNSPLSPSVQHHANNFGPVSEDNGDSSAEDIRIWTHSSRRVSTDNLVFLLGFEAGATAGKVKRILHDSHDVFSKEFDIRMVDRTCAVVVFWTPGLSEQFMRIMGSGEIISGKLKDMISEGLRAVDYETYRRACKSVLWKTHLAECLDEASGGKETPLSVAKSQREHQLEICWHSDEMINLDEL from the exons ATGCAGTACAAAAGCTCGCTCTGCTATAATGCTTTTCAAACTGCCGACCGGCGCCGCCAATGGCCCGTCAAGCAAGTCACAAAAGCCAATTTCGCAGAAGCTTTGGCAGAAATCAAAACCCTTATATTCAATTCCGATTATGTGGCGGTGTCGATGCGGAAAACCGGCACTTACTCCTCCTCGTGGCGAAAAATCCTCCCCATAGATACGGCGGAGATAGCGTATCTCAAGGCCAAGCTCTCAGCCGAACGGTATCAAATTCTCCAGTTCTCGGTCTGCCCTTTCTCTGTCAAAGATTCCAAGCTCATCGCGCATCC GTTTAACTTCcatttatttccccgggatgaGTTGAAAATTGGGATGCCATCTTACAGTTTTTCATGTCAATCCTCACATTTAACCTCTATGGCACGAGAAGGTTTCGATTTTAATGCTTGCTTTTATAATG GTATATCATACTTGTCCAAAACGCAAGAATCTGCTGCCAAGGTTCGAATGGTGAATTTAAGATCAAGTGACAATGGGGTGCAATCTTCTTCAGTTCATTCAGTTGCAGATTCTGTTTTCATAGAGAGGATCAAATCTCGAGTAAAAAACTGGAGAAGTGCTTGTAGAAATTCTAATAAAACTGATG ATGCTTTGATCAGTTCTTTAAGAAAAGTTATAGCAGGAAGTGAGCTGTATGGTTCCAGACCATGTTTGAGCATAGATATCTGCAGTGAACGTCAAGTGGAGCTCATATTAGAG ATGTTGAAGGGGTTCGCTGATGTAGTTCCATTACGAGCTCCGACTAAAGGAGGGGGCATGCAAGTTGTTCGAGTTGTTTTGACTTGTTCAGAGGAAGACAAGAATCTTCTTGAG GAAGAACTTCAGAACATGGAAGAGGAGCAAAATAGGAGTCTTCGTGGCTTTCGAGACGTGATAGACCTGATTTCTACTTCTCAGAAACCTGTTGTTGCGCACAACTCACTTAATG ACTTTGCATCCATATATTCAAAGTTTCTTGCCCCTCTTCCTTCGACAATGGATGAATTCTACAGTTCCTTGCTTCTGATCTTCCCTCTCATCCTTGATACGAACCATCTTTTGACAAAATGTAGCCCTTTCGAGAAATTGGGCAGCATATCTGGATCAATTTCATATTTGAAAAAAAGGTTATCCGCTCCAATAGATATGGAAATTCCTGATCAAG AGTCCGGCAATGTCAATGTTCAAGGGCATTATGTTCTGAAATTATGCCGGTTGTTTGTGACGTTGCATTCAATCTTGAAAATAAGTCCAGAAGTTCATGAATTTGATAATAGCCCTCTGTCTCCTTCCGTTCAACATCATGCCAATAATTTTGGTCCTGTTTCGGAAGATAATGGAGATTCTAGTGCTGAAGATATCAGAATCTGGACTCATAGTAGTAGAAGGGTTAGCACAGACAATTTAGTATTTTTGTTGGGATTCGAAGCTGGTGCTACTGCTGGGAAGGTTAAAAGAATTCTGCATGATTCACATGATGTTTTTTCTAAAGAATTTGATATTCGGATGGTGGATAGGACATGTGCTGTAGTTGTTTTCTGGACTCCTGGTCTTTCAGAACAGTTTATGAGAATCATGGGTTCTGGAGAGATTATATCGGGTAAACTGAAAGATATGATTTCAGAAGGTCTCCGAGCTGTGGACTATGAGACGTACAGAAGAGCATGCAAGTCTGTTCTATGGAAGACACATTTGGCAGAGTGCTTAGACGAAGCCTCGGGAGGAAAAGAAACACCCCTTTCTGTTGCCAAGTCACAGCGGGAGCATCAATTGGAAATATGCTGGCACAGCGATGAAATGATTAACCTGGACGAGCTTTAA